The following are encoded together in the Babylonia areolata isolate BAREFJ2019XMU chromosome 18, ASM4173473v1, whole genome shotgun sequence genome:
- the LOC143292370 gene encoding uncharacterized protein LOC143292370, producing MDAPEGDAGFAGGEDGMDLGDVDFPEDWMVLDDADEEHTEAEQESSKPSLAGGDAKSAVEAPKSEEKGGTPSQDPAKQNAQTNQPSAQKKEVTPPSQQPSSSGKPVSDLGKKPESAGAAKPPARAGQSSQSGASKIQQGGARSTQSPQNTSANKEASGKTPAKPSQSGAQVVKSAPVKSPAQSRSTPNTKPSVPASEKGDTPKTPGPSGPVKGPQSKAAAQSKLSNSSTPGQPKSSNPSTPNQAKTAIATKPDQSKLPNTSTPGQTKPPSTSTPGQTKPPNTSTPGQTKPPSTSTPGQTKPPNTSTPGQTKPTNTSTPCQTKPTNTSTPSQTKPPSTSTPGQTKAPNTPTPGQSKAPTTSTASQSKPLNASTPVQSKPPSTSTPSQPKSANTSTPSQSKPPNSSTPSQSKPPSTSTPSQSKPLNTSTPSQSKPPSTSTPSQPKPPSTSTPSQPKPPSTSTPSQSKPANTSTPSQSKPSSTSTPGQSKPPNTSTPNQSKPPNTSTQSQSKPLTTSTPNQSKPPTTATPNQSKPPNTSTPNQSKPPNTSTPSQTRPSSTSTPNQSKPPNTSTPSQTKQPGASAPSQAKTPSSSAAGQTRPVNTPTSAQSKSAQSKTPGSSTPNQSKPSSSNTQAQPKTSGSTVPSQAKPSNSSVPNQTKPSVPQGAGLTKSSSQTTPNQSRQSPSTQAKTATPSSSKSMPKPSQGPPKLPPSGQTSQAAKRSVSTAVKPTGSPANPPRPTASQAKTTNVKTAVQGKSPAQSNVTTGKGTASGKTDVQVKNKPSEGNRSANEPAKAMVKSTDDEKTDDQDKSRQPSADSMKDDKVSDPLKDKKLAQDAVVKVKKLDELKKDEEGAEKDDETDAEVRSDKTGGKVAAGPGKVQKVDTEKSGNQVKDKQAATGSDKSQTKTPVQKAEAEEKSGNRVKDRPGATSTDRSQTKAGSRRDEKSSSRSDRRDDRSHSDDRYSSRYKKFCVKPRDSLHGQSRERRRSHSRSRSRSRGRSRDRSSRYERNDDRSMSKSGEKKSTEASSMKQMKPVDSGTAKSGDRKSLEAKNPEQSSTTAKSTMAAKKTENTYAAKKEQTDSKQTTSDKDGKKKALTVEEQTIVSEQLLKDNKLEQGLWRFSLRLCPLELGDLAKQDLRTLLNTAQDFVVFFKNQGQNKKKKGESNMYFNRLLTTKCTMQKLFLLQLTSKKLEIEINRKVLDSKEKDTALIELDLTTPGTLATATATNMFSTKSAAEDKNVHISNVPKNTTQELLFVVFPTAYSIQMPKDGKDKGTVAIQFRSAQCADDIIRCYTSVTINKLKLKLSRTRPEGGRGSDSTEKMSGRSGEPTVKKATEVSRKRKEPSKDTMSHRDQSKGSGGQESPVVYQIPVLNKRTLSAATGTSAQIKKGRVPVMPDQPDAKRPRLDQPPPPLPPGFGSFPVPTSIPPPILPPVIPGAYTVPPPALPPVPPPAWTTIASGMPAGNSQMQIPEPPNSMNWVKPQGQGFQYRDKELQGTEAISPEWDEDHTTGPWERGRMVRKDWGDLRDRDIKRSGPERGGGQFRPRRSLSPRPGLHGSHSPGKRHSSRSPVRARHRSISPTRISSNKRNRSPVRHGQRRYSRSPPRGSGQSFSPVSLERKSRSPRRSIHGPRRQGRQGTSPVSQGRFSASPGRQGPARRGRSPPRQRKRSQSPGRPDHRSYSPISQGRLSRSPGRRGLNVDRQNQRGHSPRRRSHSPQRKGPPPKIGRSVERQSASSGQRNPSPGRDVHRSAVDQSQTRQQYQGRSERSPEAQSHTGNKGAAGGRPGYSLERFTQSPVRSGRGADQGQSTIKSSQSLDQQAVILHKHITKALASRPSHSPHRPAESEENQKSERTGRGSTDRGGWTGFTSTDTSPQTTTTTSKQGLFPAAFSSPATKPELFPSAKNIMSIPGLDLLLAATAEKSDPESTRMSSERRLQSREDEDALREAALRQDALKAFGKQDAYRPKDGNPPPGDSRDSLRERDVPSSRQGNNTSDWWRRDNPSRLSPMFYPSRSGSYAASRDEHEGSGTNDLMNMRQEAAKHLANLEFKIPSSRSQGMEDNRPIDTGGRPFARQREDTMGPRQTHDDVAGRQVGLGGTMLLENPDAELKRQPLKSALRKPTPAKEWPRKSPGSGLDQMEGDRLGMDRPGMDHPRDHPGMDHPRMEHPGMDHSRMDHPGPERSGPGMDRPRLDRPGIERPGMDHPGMDRPGMDRPGMDRPGMDHPGMGRPGMERPGIDHPGMDRPGIGRPGMDRPGMDRLGMDRSGMERPGMDRPGMDRPGMDRPGMDRPGMDRPGMDRPGMDRPGMDRPGMDRPGMDRPMPDRPGMDQRGFDRPGMDPFVGDRPGMDRFGMDRPIVDHQGTDRPGMDRPDLGRQGFDRPGLDRGGLERPLWPDQPGRSGEPWGGPKVQDWNHGQRGLDAPYDADPPRGPLRYEGPDYGRGGGDERDMGPGRGMPQNWEHEGRGGPGMGRRGEGMGWMPGPGDGMGEGPSPYGGAGSWLPPPRPHDVPPPGHHPYMPRPPF from the exons ATGGATGCACCAGAAGGAGATGCAGGTTTTGCTGGAGGCGAAGATGGCATGGATTTGGGAGATGTGGACTTTCCAGAAGACTGGATGGTTTTAGATGATGCAGATGAGGAACATACGGAAGCAGAGCAGGAGTCCTCTAAACCAAGTCTAGCTGGTGGAGATGCTAAATCTGCAGTGGAAGCACCCAAGTCAGAGGAAAAGGGAGGAACACCTTCTCAAGACCCAGCCAAGCAGAatgcacaaacaaaccaaccgaGTGCTCAGAAGAAGGAAGTGACACCACCAAGTCAACAGCCTTCTTCATCAGGGAAACCAGTCTCAGACTTGGGAAAGAAGCCTGAATCGGCAGGTGCAGCCAAGCCACCAGCCAGAGCAGGACAGTCCAGTCAGTCAGGAGCAAGCAAAATCCAGCAGGGGGGTGCCAGATCGACCCAGTCGCCACAGAACACCAGTGCAAACAAGGAAGCGAGCGGGAAAACACCAGCTAAACCTTCACAGTCAGGTGCTCAGGTAGTGAAGTCTGCACCTGTTAAAAGTCCAGCTCAGAGTAgatcaacaccaaacacaaaacCATCAGTTCCAGCATCTGAGAAAGGTGATACTCCAAAGACTCCTGGGCCCTCTGGTCCAGTTAAAGGTCCACAAAGCAAAGCAGCTGCTCAATCCAAGCTCTCAAATTCGTCTACCCCAGGTCAACCCAAATCATCAAATCCATCTACCCCAAATCAAGCCAAAACAGCCATTGCCACCAAACCAGATCAGTCTAAATTGCCCAATACATCTACCCCAGGTCAGACTAAGCCACCCAGTACATCTACCCCAGGTCAGACCAAACCACCCAATACATCTACCCCAGGTCAGACCAAACCACCCAGTACATCTACCCCAGGTCAGACCAAACCACCCAATACATCTACCCCAGGTCAGACCAAACCGACCAATACATCTACCCCATGTCAGACCAAACCAACCAATACATCCACCCCAAGTCAGACTAAACCACCCAGTACATCTACCCCAGGTCAGACCAAAGCACCCAATACACCCACCCCAGGTCAGTCCAAAGCACCCACTACATCTACCGCAAGTCAGTCCAAACCACTCAATGCATCTACCCCAGTTCAGTCCAAACCACCCAGTACATCAACCCCAAGTCAGCCCAAATCAGCTAATACATCTACCCCAAGTCAGTCCAAACCACCCAATTCATCAACCCCAAGTCAGTCCAAACCACCTAGTACATCTACCCCAAGTCAGTCCAAACCACTCAATACATCTACCCCAAGTCAGTCCAAACCACCTAGTACATCTACCCCAAGTCAGCCCAAACCACCCAGTACATCTACCCCAAGTCAGCCCAAACCACCCAGTACATCTACCCCAAGTCAGTCCAAACCAGCTAATACATCTACCCCAAGTCAGTCCAAACCATCCAGTACATCCACCCCAGGTCAGTCCAAACCACCCAATACATCAACCCCAAATCAGTCCAAACCACCCAATACTTCTACTCAAAGTCAGTCCAAACCACTCACTACATCTACCCCAAATCAGTCCAAACCACCCACTACAGCTACCCCAAATCAGTCCAAACCACCCAATACATCTACCCCAAATCAATCCAAACCACCCAATACATCTACCCCAAGTCAAACTAGACCTTCCAGTACATCTACCCCAAATCAGTCCAAACCACCCAATACATCTACCCCGAGTCAGACTAAACAACCTGGTGCATCTGCCCCAAGTCAGGCCAAAACACCCAGTTCATCAGCTGCCGGTCAAACCAGACCAGTCAATACACCCACCTCAGCTCAGTCCAAATCAGCTCAGTCAAAGACACCTGGTTCATCCACTCCAAATCAGTCCAAGCCATCCAGTTCAAATACTCAGGCTCAACCCAAGACATCTGGTTCAACTGTCCCAAGTCAGGCCAAACCGTCAAATTCTTCTGTGCCAAATCAGACCAAACCATCAGTTCCACAAGGAGCAGGTCTGACAAAATCATCCAGTCAGACTACCCCAAATCAATCCAGACAATCCCCCAGCACACAGGCCAAGACAGCAACTCCATCTTCTTCAAAGAGCATGCCCAAACCAAGCCAAGGTCCACCAAAATTGCCACCCTCAGGGCAGACTTCACAAGCTGCAAAACGCAGTGTTTCCACGGCTGTGAAACCCACGGGCAGCCCTGCAAACCCGCCACGGCCCACTGCCtcacaggcaaaaacaacaaatgtaaaGACAGCAGTTCAAGGAAAAAGTCCAGCTCAGTCCAATGTCACCACAGGAAAGGGAACAGCCAGTGGGAAGACAGATGTTCAAGTAAAGAATAAACCATCTGAGGGGAACAGATCTGCTAATGAGCCAGCCAAAGCCATGGTAAAATCAACAGATGATGAAAAAACGGACGACCAGGATAAGAGTAGACAACCATCAGCTGACAGCATGAAAGACGATAAGGTTTCTGATCCTTTGAAAGATAAGAAACTTGCTCAGGATGCTGTAGTCAAAGTGAAGAAGCTGGATGAACTGAAGAAAGATGAAGAGGGAGCTGAAAAGGATGATGAAACAGATGCAGAAGTTAGATCTGATAAAACAGGTGGGAAGGTTGCAGCTGGACCAGGAAAAGTCCAGAAAGTGGACACAGAGAAGTCTGGGAACCAAGTGAAAGACAAGCAGGCTGCAACAGGCAGTGATAAGTCCCAGACCAAAACGCCAGTCCAGAAAGCTGAAGCTGAGGAGAAATCTGGTAATCGAGTGAAAGACAGACCTGGTGCAACAAGCACCGATAGGTCACAAACAAAAGCAGGCAGCAGGCGTGATGAGAAATCTAGCAGCAGGTCGGACAGAAGAGATGACAGGTCACATAGTGATGACCGTTACAGCTCAAGATACAAAAAGTTTTGTGTTAAGCCACGAGACAGTTTGCATGGCCAATCACGGGAGCGGCGACGATCCCATTCCCGTTCTCGTTCCCGGTCACGAGGTCGAAGCAGAGACAGAAGCTCACGATATGAACGAAATGATGACAGAAGTATGTCAAAGTCAGGAGAGAAAAAATCAACAGAAGCGAGCTCCATGAAGCAGATGAAACCAGTAGATTCTGGCACAGCAAAAAGTGGTGACAGAAAATCTCTAGAAGCAAAGAACCCAGAGCAGTCTTCCACCACAGCCAAATCAACCATGGCTGCAAAGAAGACTGAAAATACATATGCTGccaagaaagaacagacagactcaAAACAGACCACTTCAGACAAGGACGGCAAAAAGAAAGCATTGACAGTTGAAGAACAGACTATTGTGTCTGAGCAGTTGCTGAAGGATAACAAACTGGAACAAG GTCTGTGGCGTTTTTCTCTGCGATTGTGCCCCCTAGAACTGGGTGACCTGGCCAAACAAGACTTGCGCACATTGCTGAATACTGCACAAGACTTTGTTGTCTTCTTCAAAAATCAAgggcagaacaagaagaaaaaagg GGAGAGCAACATGTACTTCAATCGACTGTTGACCACAAAGTGTACAATGCAGAAGCTCTTCCTTCTTCAGCTGACCAGTAAAAAATTGGAGATAGAGATCAACAGGAAAGTGTTGGATTCTAAAGAGAAGGACACTG CATTAATTGAGCTGGATTTGACTACCCCTGGCACCTTGGCCACTGCTACTGCAACAAATATGTTCTCAACAAAGA GTGCtgcagaagacaaaaatgtaCACATTTCCAATGTGCCAAAGAACACCACTCAAGAATTGCTCTTTGTTGTCTTCCCCACCGCCTATTCTATTCAAATGCCTAAAGATGGAAAAGACAAAGG CACCGTGGCTATCCAGTTCCGAAGTGCGCAGTGCGCTGACGACATCATAAGGTGTTACACCAGTGTCACAATCAACAAGCTAAAGCTGAAACTGTCACGCACACGCCCTGAAGGTGGCAGGGGGTCAGATtccacagagaaaatgtcagggCGGTCAGGGGAGCCCACTGTCAAAAAGGCAACAGAAGTGTCAAGGAAAA GAAAAGAACCATCAAAGGacacaatgtcacacagagaTCAGTCCAAAGGATCAGGTGGTCAAGAATCACCTGTGGTGTACCAGATCCCAGTCCTGAACAAACGCACCTTGTCAGCTGCTACTGGCACAAGCGCACAGATCAAGAAGGGCAGAGTGCCTGTCATGCCAGACCAGCCAGATGCCAAACGACCCAGACTAGACCAGCCACCCCCTCCTTTACCCCCTGGATTTGGGAGTTTCCCTGTGCCCACCAGTATCCCACCACCCATATTGCCGCCTGTCATACCTGGAGCCTACACTGTCCCTCCTCCAGCTCTCCCACCTGTCCCTCCACCAGCCTGGACAACTATTGCCTCAGGCATGCCTGCGGGGAACAGTCAGATGCAGATTCCAGAGCCACCAAATTCCATGAACTGGGTAAAACCACAAGGCCAAGGGTTCCAATACAGAGATAAAGAGTTGCAGGGCACAGAAGCTATATCTCCAGAGTGGGATGAAGATCATACGACAGGTCCGTGGGAACGTGGCCGGATGGTGCGTAAAGACTGGGGGgatttgagagacagagatattaaaAGATCTGGACCAGAGCGCGGTGGGGGTCAGTTCCGTCCACGTCGGTCATTGAGCCCAAGGCCTGGTCTTCATGGAAGCCACAGTCCAGGAAAGCGTCACAGCAGCAGGAGCCCAGTAAGAGCCCGTCACCGCAGTATTAGTCCCACCAGGATATCCTCCAACAAGAGAAACAGAAGTCCTGTTAGACATGGACAGCGGCGGTACAGCAGAAGTCCTCCTCGGGGATCAGGACAGTCATTCAGCCCAGTAAGTCTAGAACGAAAAAGCCGAAGTCCACGACGATCCATTCATGGTCCTAGAAGGCAGGGAAGGCAAGGTACAAGTCCTGTCAGTCAAGGGAGATTCAGTGCCAGCCCAGGGAGACAGGGCCCCGCCAGAAGAGGACGCAGCCCTCCAAGGCAAAGAAAACGCAGTCAGAGCCCAGGTAGACCAGACCACAGAAGCTACAGCCCTATCAGTCAAGGGAGATTGAGTCGCAGTCCTGGACGTAGAGGTCTCAATGTGGATAGACAAAATCAGAGAGGTCATAGCCCTAGAAGGCGGAGTCACAGCCCTCAGAGAAAAGGACCCCCACCCAAAATAGGCCGCAGTGTGGAAAGACAGTCTGCAAGTTCAGGTCAGAGGAATCCCAGTCCTGGTAGAGATGTCCATAGAAGTGCGGTAGATCAGAGTCAGACAAGGCAGCAGTATCAAGGGAGGTCAGAACGAAGTCCAGAGGCACAGTCACATACAGGCAACAAAGGTGCAGCTGGAGGCAGACCAGGTTACAGTTTGGAGAGATTCACCCAGAGCCCTGTGCGGTCTGGTCGTGGTGCAGATCAGGGACAGAGCACGATCAAGTCTAGCCAGAGCCTGGATCAGCAGGCTGTGATCCTGCATAAACACATTACCAAGGCGCTGGCTTCTCGGCCCAGCCACAGTCCCCACAGGCCTGCAGAGAGCGAGGAGAACCAGAAATCTGAAAGGACTGGGAGAGGATCAACAGACAGAGGGGGCTGGACTGGCTTTACCTCCACTGACACGTCTccgcagaccaccaccaccacttccaagcAGGGATTGTTCCCTGCCGCATTTTCCAGCCCGGCCACCAAACCTGAATTGTTTCCATCCGCCAAGAACATCATGAGCATTCCTGGCCTTGACCTCTTGCTGGCTGCCACTGCTGAAAAATCAGACCCAGAGTCCACGCGCATGTCCAGTGAAAGGAGACTGCAGAGCCGGGAAGATGAGGATGCCCTTCGAGAGGCAGCGTTGAGGCAAGATGCTCTCAAAGCATTTGGGAAGCAAGATGCGTACAGGCCCAAAGATGGGAATCCACCTCCAGGTGACAGCCGGGACAGTCTGCGGGAGAGAGATGTGCCCAGTTCTAGGCAAGGCAACAACACGTCAGACTGGTGGAGGAGAGACAATCCGTCAAGGTTGTCACCCATGTTTTACCCATCCAGGAGTGGCTCATACGCAGCATCTC GAGATGAGCATGAAGGCTCAGGGACCAACGATTTGATGAACATGAGACAGGAGGCTGCCAAACACTTGGCGAACCTGGAATTCAAGATTCCTAGTTCCAGAAGCCAG GGCATGGAAGATAACAGACCAATAGACACAGGAGGCCGACCTTTTGCAAG GCAGAGGGAAGATACAATGGGCCCACGCCAAACCCATGATGATGTAGCTGGCCGACAGGTGGGCTTGGGAGGGACAATGCTTCTGGAAAATCCAGATGCTGAGCTGAAAAGGCAGCCACTCAAGTCTGCCCTTCGCAAACCTACACCAGCAAAGGAATGGCCCAGAAAATCACCTGGATCTGGCTTAGATCAGATGGAAGGTGATCGTTTAGGAATGGATCGTCCTGGAATGGATCATCCCAGAGATCATCCTGGAATGGATCATCCCAGAATGGAACATCCTGGAATGGATCATTCAAGAATGGATCACCCTGGACCAGAACGTTCAGGTCCTGGAATGGACCGTCCAAGACTGGATCGTCCCGGGATAGAACGTCCAGGAATGGACCATCCTGGAATGGACCGTCCTGGAATGGATCGTCCTGGGATGGATCGTCCTGGGATGGACCATCCTGGAATGGGTCGTCCTGGGATGGAACGTCCAGGAATAGACCATCCAGGAATGGATCGCCCAGGAATTGGTCGTCCTGGGATGGATCGTCCTGGAATGGATCGACTTGGAATGGATCGTTCTGGAATGGAACGTCCTGGGATGGATCGTCCTGGGATGGATCGTCCTGGAATGGATCGACCTGGGATGGATCGACCTGGGATGGATCGTCCTGGGATGGATCGACCTGGGATGGATCGTCCTGGGATGGATCGACCTGGGATGGATCGTCCTGGAATGGATCGTCCTATGCCAGATCGTCCTGGAATGGATCAGCGTGGGTTTGATCGTCCTGGAATGGATCCATTTGTCGGGGATCGTCCAGGAATGGATCGCTTTGGAATGGATCGTCCCATTGTGGATCACCAGGGAACAGATCGCCCAGGCATGGACCGCCCAGATCTGGGTCGTCAAGGCTTTGATCGACCAGGGCTGGACCGAGGAGGGCTGGAGCGGCCCCTTTGGCCAGACCAGCCTGGGAGATCAGGGGAGCCTTGGGGAGGTCCAAAGGTTCAGGATTGGAACCACGGACAACGAGGTTTGGATGCCCCCTATGATGCTGACCCACCCAGGGGTCCGTTGAGGTATGAAGGGCCTGATTATGGCAGAGGTGGTGGAGACGAAAGAGACATGGGACCAGGTCGTGGTATGCCTCAGAACTGGGaacatgaggggagggggggaccagggatggggaggcggggagaagGAATGGGGTGGATGCCGGGCCCTGGGGATGGCATGGGAGAAGGACCTTCACCGTATGGGGGAGCTGGGTCCTGGTTGCCCCCGCCCAGACCTCATGACGTCCCCCCGCCTGGTCACCACCCCTATATGCCTCGTCCGCCCTTTTGA